One Candidatus Woesebacteria bacterium genomic window, GCCAATCCCCCACATTAACTTTAACTTGATGCCACTCCCCTGTTTTTTGTTTTAAAGAAAGCTGTAAAAAAGTCTTGATGGCATTAATATTTTCACCCTGCCTACCAATAAGAAGCCCCGCTTCACTTTCAGTTTTTAAATCGACTAAATAGAAATCCTCTTCCTGATTCACTCTAAACTCAATAGTTAAACCAAGAAGAGAAAAGAGATTTTTAACTAAATCTTCAAGAATTGTTTTTGGATCACTTTTTTCCTGACTTGTCATTAGAAGTTGATTTTAGCAAAGAAAAACGAGAAAGCAAAGAGCCAATCTTGGAGGAGTCATATTGTTGATAAAATTGAATTAAAGAAAAAACCACCCAATAAAGAGCAAGACCTGAAGGAAATTTCATTCCAAAAAAGAGAGTCATCAAAGGAAAAGTATAAAGCATTGACTGTTGTATTGATGCCTGCAAGTCATCTGAAACTTCTTTTGTCTTTTTTGCTTTCCTCTTATAAACTTCAGTTGAACTCATCATTAACTTTGAGGACCAAAACTGAACCAAAGCTGCCAAAATAACCACTGGGCCAGGAATAGGAAAGGGAACGCTGTTTAATTTAAAAACATCGGGTTCTGTGACATCAAGATAAAGAAATTTAGTGTTAACAACTTCCTCTTGAGAAAACTTTAAAGGGGGGTAAAGAAGGTCATTAAATTTTTGAGTCAAATTCTCGCTTGAATAAATAGTCCTTGTAAAAACATTAAAAAAGGCAATAAAAATTACTATTTGTAGAAGATAAGGTAAGCATCCTGCGCCCGGATTTATCTTGTTCTGGCGATAAAGTTCAGCTTGAGCCTGAGCTAGTTTAACCTTATCATCTTTAAATTTAGCTTTAATCTTCTCAAGCTGCGGCGCTATCTTTTTCATCTTTTTCATTGACTCAAGATAGGGTTTGGTTAGGGGGTTTAAAACAAATCTTAAAAAGACGCTAAAAACAATAATTGCCAAGCCTAAATTATTTCCAAGCAGACGGTAAAATAAAATAAGTCCATTGGCAAGTGGTTGAACAAAAATGGTGGTAAACATTTTACTTTAATAAATCAAGATAAGGCTTTTTAGAAAAAGGATGACAACTCAAAAATCTCTTTAGAGAAAGGTAAAAACCTTTAAAAGTTCCATATTTTTGAAAAGCGGCAATTGAATAATCACTACAAGTTGGATAAAAGCGACAACCACCACCAAAAAGACGAACTAACAAAGGCGAGACAAATATCTGATATGCTCTAATTATTTTAATAAAAAATTTTTTCATTTCAAAAGACCCTTCGTTTTTAAGTTTTCCTTTACTTCTAGAAAAAGAGTGTCTTTGCTACAAGAAAGGCAATTTTTATAGGCAATAAAAAGGATATCATATCCTGGCTTAAATTCGGAGATTAAAATCCTTATTGAATCTCTTAACAACCTCTTAATTCTGTTTCTATCAACCGCTCTTTTGGAAACCCTGGTAGAAACTATAAAACCAAAGCGTGAGGGTTTGTTGTCTTTCCTAAAAAAATAAATAATCAAGAAAAAGGGTGTTCTTAAAAGAATTCCTTTTTCTTTTACAAGATTAAAATCCTCCTTGGTAACAAGCCTATTTTCCCTCGGCAACATACTAGGGAATTAGTTTTTTCCTTCCTTTCAAAGATCTTCTTTTCAAGACTAGTCGCCCCTTCTTTGATTTTGTTCTTGATCTAAAACCAAACTTTTTTACTCTCTTTTTCTTGTGTGGAAAAAAAGTTCTTTTTGTTGACATATCAAGATTATATCACAAAGTTTTTTAGATTGTGCAAGAAATTGGGGGTTGACTAATTGTGGATAAATCGCTAAATAATCTTAAGTAAACCCCTGCCTCCTCTAAATCATGATAAATGAAAGTCAAAAAGAACAAATCTGGCAAGATTGCCTCGGCGATATTAAAGTATCTGTTTCGCCAGCCATATTTTCTACCTGGTTTTCCCAAACGTATATAACCAAATTGAATCAGAAAGAGGATAGAGTTGTTGTAGAAATTGGTTGTCCATCCTCGTTTGTTAAAAATACTATTGAAAATAGATATTATGGATTAATTCAAGACACCCTAAATAAAATCATAGGACAAAAATGTGATGTTCTTTTTGAAATTAAAGCAAAAAAAGAAAACAAAAGTCAGGAAATAGCTTTAACGCCATTATTTCAAGAAAAAAAAGAAAGGGAAGAAAAAAAGGATGAAACCTTCCTTGAGGAACTAAAAAAATCAAGACTTAGACCTTTTTATACTTTTGAAAATTTTGCTGTATCATCTTCTAACCAAATGGCTTGGGCTGCTTGCGAGGCAGTGGCAAAAAACATAGGCAGTGCTTACAATCCACTTTTTCTGTGGGGCGGAGTAGGTGTTGGAAAAACCCACTTGATGAATGCAGTTGGTTATTATGCTAAGAAAAACGACATTAATAAAAACGTTTATTTTTGCACAGGAGAAGACTTTACCAACGACATTGTTGAAGGAATAAGAAATAAAACCACGCAAAAATTTAGAAACAAGTATAGAAAGCTAGATATTCTTTTGATTGATGATATACAGTTTATCGCTGGTAAAGATGCTGTTCAGGAAGAATTCTTTCACACATTTAATGCTATTGTTGCAGCAGGAGGTCAAATTATTTTAACTTCTGATAAACCACCATCTGAAATATCAAAACTAGAGGAGAGGCTAAGAAGCCGTTTTGAAGCGGGTTTAATTGTAGATATTGCTCCGCCTGATTTTGAATTAAGGTGCGCTATCACCCAAATCAAAGCTAAAGAAAAAAACATCAATTTGGAAATGAATATAGTTCAAACAATAGCCGCCAATCTTGATTCGGCAAGAAAGATAGAAGGTTTTCTCATAAGGCTAAGAAGTGCCGTTGAAATTAATAAATATCCTGAAATTACAGAAGAAATAGTAGAAAATCTTTTGGGTAAAAGAGATCAAGAAATTGAAAAGAGAAAAAAAGTAAGTAGTGAAGATGTAATTGAAGCAGTTTGCAAACAATACACTCTCAAGAAAAAACAAATACTTGGCGATTCGAGAGTTAAAAATTTTGCTTTACCACGACAGATTTTAATGTATCTGTTAAGAACAGAGCTTAATCTTCCACTTCAGGAGGTGGGTAGAATTATTGGAGGAAGAGATCACACGACTGTAATGCATGCTGTGGAAAAAATAACCAAGCTTGCCTCGGAAAGTGTGGATATCAGAGAGGATATAACGGGGATAAAAAAAACACTTTGGGGATAATTTAAAATTTTTTCCACTTATACACATTTTTAAAAGCTTTATCCACAAAAATATCCACAAAAAACAAGCTTTAAAATCAACAATCTAATCAGACTTAAACAAACCCAACTTTCCACTTTTCAACAACCCCTACTACTATGACTACTTATAGAAAAAGAAAAAACACTGGTTTTTTCAAAAGCAATGTTTTATACTTCTTTTAATGAAACTTCAGGTTGTGCAAGAAGACTTTAAGAAAGCTGTTATTATTGCTTCTCGCTTTTCGAGCGCAAGGCCACAAATTCCAGTTTTGTCTAATTTACTACTTTCAACAAGTAATAATAATTTAACTATCTCTGCTACCAATTTGGAAATATCTATTAATTTTAAAATAGGAGCAAAGGTGGAAGAAAAAGGTGATATTACAGTTCCTGCAAAGTCTTTGGCTGAGATAGTGAGTAATTTAAATCCGGGTGTAATTAAATTAAAATCAGAAAAGGAACAACTAACTCTTGAAGCTGAAAATTTTAAATCAAAACTTTTGGGAATAAATGCTTCTGAATTTCCCAAAGTTCCAAAAGAGATGACAGGTAGTATGATCGAGATTCCGTTTGGTTCTTTAGTCCAATCTTTGTCTAAAGTTGTCTTTGCCTCCTCATATGATGAAACAAGGCCTGTTTTGACGGGAATACTTTTAATGCTTGATGAAGGTAAATTAAGTTTGGTGGCAACTGATGGTTACCGACTTTCTGTTTCTCAAATAGAAGGAAAATATCAAAGCGATGTTAAGAAATTAATAGTTCCAAAATTTATTTTTAACGAGATTCCAAGAATTGCAACAGGCGAGAATATAATTTTTTCTTTTGATACTAAAAACAGTCTGGTTCTTTTTAAAACTAAAGAGGCGATTTTATCATCTCGTGTTATTGAAGGTGTGTATCCTGATTTTCAAAAAATAATCCCCAAAAGTTTTAAAACAAAAGTTTTGATTGATAAAGATGATTTTTTGCGCTTGATTAAGCTTTCGTCTGTCTTTGCTCGAGATTCTGGTAATGTAATTAAAATTTCAATTAAAAATAATTTGTTGGATGTTTTTGCTGAAAGCCAATATTCTGGTTCACAAAAAAGCTCGGCTGAAGCAAAAGTTGAGGGTGATGATGTAGAAATTGCTTTCAATTACAAATTTTTAGAAGATTTCTTGAATTCAGTATCAGGCGAGACTGTTTCTCTTGAGTTGAATGACTCAAGTTCTCCTGTTGTTTTTAAAGATACTTCTGATAAAAATTATCTTCACTTAATAATGCCGGTTAAAATTTAAAATTGATTTTTTGAAGACGCGTCAAGGTAAAGTAGTGCTTTAACTTCTTTTGTATCTTTAGTCTTGGCCCATCCAGTTAATATAAAGACTGGTGGTAAAGTATTGTTTCTTGAGTTATTTTCTAATAGGTATGCTAGTTCTATTTTTTCTACTCTGATTGATTGTATAAAGTCGTTTTCGATATCTGGTATGTTGATATTACCTTCGTCTAGACTTATGAGAACCGACTGATTTATGTTTTCTAGAATTTCTTTGTAATCCTTAATTTTTACTTTACCGATGTTGCTAATACTTACGTCGTTTATTAGGTTAATTTCCGAGTTTAGAATGTTTCCATCCTTAAGCACTTGAACATAATATAAAAATTGTATGGGGGCGGGGTTAAGGATGATAATGTTGTTGATTTTTTGAGAAAAATTTACTTGGTATATTTGAAAATTATCTTCTTTTGCTTCGGTAAAGGTTTCTTTCTCTTTTTCTAGTTTTAACAAGGTTGTGCTTGTGTAATATATTTTGTCTTCAGGGATATTTATTTTTTCTTTTAAAAAGTTTTTGGCAATTGCAACGACATCTTCGTTTTTAAGTTGCTTGTTGGGAGCTGTTTTTATCTCTTCTTCAGGATTGTGATTAGGTGAATACTTAATTTTTCTGTTTTTAAGGTTTATTGTTAAATCATAATTATCACCGTTCCATATGAGTATTTTTCCTTCCTCTATGTCGTCAAATTCTTTGGGGCTTTTCGTAAAACCAAGGCTGGAGGCAATTTTTTGGGCATCATCTTTTGAAAGAGGGTTTTGTTTTTTTACAAGGTATGGCACTTCTTTTGGAAAGGAAAAATCTTTTTCATTAATATTAAATGTTATAGTAAAGTTTGCTTTTTTGGAATCACTTGGATAACTGATTTTAGGAGAAATATATTCTTTTTTTGTTTTTTCTTTGTTTTTTCCATTTAGTATAACAATAGCAAAAACAACAAGAGATATTACTAGTAATGCGAATATAATAATTTTTGTTTTTTTTGTTTTCATTTTTGGTCCTTAAGGTATATTACCACAGTTATTGCTGCACCCGTAAGGTACGTGCTTGGGTATATATGGAACGTCCATTTTTATATTTTGTCTAAATTCATAATGCAAATGGGGTCCTGTACCATCAGAACCGCTTAGACCTATTATTTGTCCCTTGATTACTTTTTGCCCTGTTGATACTGATGATGCTGATAGGTGAGCATATCTTGTGATAATTGTTTTGCCGTTACAGGTTGACTCAACGTCTATATAAAGAGGTCTATAGGCGTTACTAGTTCTTACAACAGTTGCTGTACCCGAGTGCGTGGATATTATAGAATGACCGGTGGTAGCGGCTATGTCTATTGCCTCAACCAGTAAGTGACTAAATATTCCGCGTGGCCCTTGTGTTATCCTAAGACTCGTCTCCCCGCCCTCTGGCATTATTGGCCAACCACTAGGACATTCTTCTGGAGGATTACCTATTTTGATGGATGCAGATCCGGCGCTTGAGACGCTTTCTCCCTCGGCATTTGTAGCAGAAACAGTTATTGTATCTATAGTAAGCGTGTCCTCAAACTGAGGCGAGGTAAAAGTTTTTTTATAGGTGAAGGTGTAAGGTGATGCTGAGTCTATTGTGCCTATATTGCTACCATTTGGTATTGCTGGATTTGGGTTTGGACAGCTTGGTATGTTATTCTTTTTTGTTACGTTACAGGTTTCGCTTATTGATATATTTGTTAGAGAACCTTTTTTTGCCTTTATTGTTATTTCGTATGTTATCTCAAGAGGGAGTTGGTTGTTTTCAAAAGAAAGTTCACTGCTTTTTCCTTTTTCTGGATATTTTTCTGAATAAGCTAGTTTTGCAACTTCTATATATTCGTTTACAACAGCTCCTGGCCCTAAAGATGCCATTTTTGTTGAAGGAGGATAAACATAAGCTCCAGAATTGATAATAAAAAGAATTATGGCAACAAGAATTGGTATGCCAATAAAGACAATAAGCATAGGAATAACAAGAGAAGCTAAAACTATATTAGTCAAAGCAAAAAATAGACCTCCCAGAAAAGCACCTATTGATGCAGCTCTTGAGACGCTTATTACACCTACTCCGGCAACAAGGTAAAGAGGAGCACCTGTTAAAGCAAATGCTCCTACAAGAATTCCTGCTAGAATGAAAGTAAGTTTGTCTTGATTTTTCTTAAGCCAAACTTTTATGAGACTCGCTAGATCCTTAAGCGATAATAGAGCTGTTACTGCTGATATTACTTGTCCAATAGCGGGGATAACGTTTGCGGCAAGAGCGGCCCCTAGTTTGGTGGCAGCGGCCTTGGCGGCGATTTTGGTGGCGACCTTCGAGCCTAGTTTTGCAGTCATTCCGCTGATAGCTGTGTTTAATTTGGCAACAGCGGGAATTTTATTTATGAGCTTGTCGAAGGCAAAGTTGAGTATAGGAGAAGACAAAATGTTTGGTGACGAGAAACTGCCAAAATTTAAAGAAATTGCAATAGGCAGAGATTGTCCTTGTGTGGAAATACCTATGGTGGCAAGTTGTGTGTCTAGCCAGCCGGTGCTAACAGTTACTACTTGCCCTTGGGGGGGTGGCAATTTTTTACCGGTGATAAAGCTAAAAGCTCGTGTAGCAGAGGAAACTTTGCCCGCTACTTTTTTAATTTCAGTCTCAAGACGAGCTTTTTCTGGTTTACTTAGCTGATTGTATGTTTTTTCATCTAAAATAGCATTTTTAATTTGCTTTTCCAAAGTTTGAAAGGAGACAACTTGTTCTAAAAATTCAGTTAAATTTACATTTATTCCTCCTTCTGGTATTTTCCCTTCCGGCGCAGCTTCAAGTTTTCTTATTTGAGGAGGAATAAAAAAGGGCGACCAGTCTTGGCCGAATGCTTGATTAACAAAATTAGTGGCAATAGTAGAGTCTTTTTCTAGAGAGTATAGGGCTTCAAGAGATATTCTACTAATTTCCTCTCTTGCTTTTGCGTCAGGTATTATTTTTGCTAGTTCTTCATTTTTTGGATTAGCAAAGAAAGCTAGTGTTTCAAAAGGCGAAGAATCAATAGTTATTTTTGGGTCTTTAGGATCAATGTTTAATAATTTTAGGGTGAAAGTTTTTGCGACGATTTCAGCAGATTCTGTTTCTAAAGGATTTTCAGGATTTAATTTTGATGTTTCTATAATCCTTTCTTTTAGTTGGTCGGCAAAATTTTGTGGATCTTGGTGAGCTAATTTAACTATTTCCAGTTGTTCTTTGCTTAGTTTTATTGTTGGTTCAGGGAGAGGAGAGTAGAGATTTGTTTCTAGTGATTTTGTCTCTGTTTTTTTAATTTCAACTTCCTCTCTTTTTAATATTGACCCTACTCTTTTTAGTAGAGTTTTGCTTGAATTGGTTTTTGCTATTGTTGTTTCTGGTGTTTTTTGGAAAGGTAATATGTTAGGATTAAGAGTTTCTTTCTGAACTGCTGTTGTTTCTTTAGACAGGATGCTTTCAGTAGGTTTAATTGAATTTGGCTGTGATGTTGATTGTTCTTGGGTTTTTGCTTGAGGGATTTTGGGTGTAGTTGTTTCTAAAATGTTAGTAGTATCTGTATCTTCTTTTACAGAAGTTTTTTCCGAAGATTTTGGTTGTTCTTTTCCTTGTGCTTTTGTAGATGAATCTTTAGCCTGGGGTATTACTGGTAGTGCTTCTTTTTTTTGTCCTGAGGCTTTTTCGTACAATGTAACTAAGTCTTCTATATTGACAGGTACTGTTGAATAGACTTCTTCTCCGCGATCTAAGGCAATTTTCCATCCCCTTACAATTTGTATCGCGTCTTGAATACTTTCGGCTTGGGTTGCTTCTAGAAGTTTTTGTTCAAAAGTTTCTTTGTTTTGTCCAGAATAAAAAACTGCGGGAGCAACTTTTTGATCTTCTGGATAAAATTGGTCTGGAAAGAAAGCAACACATCCGTTGTACAAGAAATCAACAACTTCTTTGCTTAGTTCGTATTTTTCTGTCATCTTTATTGAATAATATCAGTTTTAATAGATATTTTTGGTTGCTCTTGTTGTGTCTGATTAAGTGCCACGTCACTTTTATTTGATAATTCTATTGGGTTACTGGTTATAAGTTGATGTTCCTCAGGTGAAGCAACTACTCTAATAGGAGCATGGTGCGGGCCGGCGAAGAAGATTCCCTCTCCAACATTGGCTGAAAGCAAGAGCTGCTTTTCTCCTTGTGAGAGATAAAAAACTTCACCCACGCGGTCTATAGCAGTTGGCGATTGTTTTAATAGGACTCTTAGGGCGCTGTTTGTTACAATGGCTTTACCAATATCTTGAGAAAGGAAATCTTCTACATCTTGAGTAATAGTTGTTAATCCTAGGAAGTATTTTCTTGCTCTTTTAACAACGCTCCATAAAAACTGGGCTGAATCTTCATATCTCATCATATGCCAGGCTTCGTCAACAATTAGAATTCTTCTTTTGAGGTTTCTTTGTACACGAGTCCAAATAAAATCAAGAATCATAAACATAGCAATAGGGCGAAGAGCCTCTTGCATATCTTTAACTGAAAAAACTGTAAAGGGATTATTGATGTCTATATTTGTTTGTTTGTCGAAAATGCCCACAAAACTTCCTTTGACAAATCTTTCTATTCTTGAAGCAAGATCAAGCGCATCTTGAGTTTCCATACCAATTAATGTTTTATAAAGATCTTCCATAAGGGGGGGTTCTTTTTTTTGGGTACTAGGATCTTGGGTTATACCCTTTGCGTGGTATGTTGCCACTATGGCGCGGTCAAGAAGGGCTTCTTTGATAGGGTCAAGCTTCCCCATAATAACTTTAAAGAATGAATGCAGAGTGAGAATTTTTAAGCCTAGTTGATTTTCTCCCTCTGTGTAAACTTGAGAGAGATCAAAAGGATTAATCTTTGAGGGAGAGTTGAAAGAAAAGGAAATATATTCTCCTCCTACCGCCTCGCAAAGAGGTTTGTATTCTGCTTCAGGATCAAGAATGATTACTTCGGTTCCAAGCATTAAACTTCTAACAGACTCTAGTTTTACAAAGTATGATTTTCCTGCTCCAGAAGTTGCAAAAATTGTCATATTTGAATTTTCAAGAGAAAATCGGTCAAAGATAATAAATGAGCCGTTTTGTGAATTAATGCCATATAAAACACCTTCATCTGATGAAAGTTCAGCTGATGTTAAAGGAAAGGTAGTAGCAAGAGAGGTTGAATCCATGTTGCGGGTTATTGCTAGTTTGTTAAAGCCGAAGGGAACTGTGGTTAAAAAGCCATTTTCCATATCAAGTGTTGCTTTTTTGGCGATAATCATCAACGAGCCAAGGGTTGACTCTACCTGTTTTGTAATATGATCTAATTCTTCTATGGTCGCAGCTGGTATGGTTATGTAAAATGCAAACTCAAAAAATCTTTCAGCACCTTTTACTAATTGTTCTTGGAGGGTAAGAGCGTCCTCAAGTTTTGCCTGGGTGTTGGGATCAATTACCTTACCTCTTTCGATATCGGTTGCAATTTCAGCTTCCATTTCAGTAATTTTTCTTCGCAAATCGTCAAGAACACTTTTCCCTTCGATAGGATAGATATAGAAGGAAATATCAAGAGAATTATTAAAGTTAATTATGGGTTCAAGCCAACCTGGGCTGACAAAGCGTGGATAACCTGAAACAAAGATAGTTCGAAAATAAGTGTCGTTGATTTTAATATAATCAAAGTCGGTTTCAATAATTTTGGGAGCGATAGCATCAATCAATTCGACCTTTTTGGTAAAAATATCAATACTGGGATTACTTATTTCCGGCTTTTCCTCAGTTGATTTTACCGTTGAATCCAAATTTAAATCTTTTACACTATTTTCTTTATTCTCGACTGGTTGAAGATTGTTTGGTCCATAAGTAGGCTCTGGC contains:
- a CDS encoding Single-stranded nucleic acid binding R3H domain protein, with the translated sequence MTSQEKSDPKTILEDLVKNLFSLLGLTIEFRVNQEEDFYLVDLKTESEAGLLIGRQGENINAIKTFLQLSLKQKTGEWHQVKVNVGDWLERQEEYLKDLAEKTAKKAKETGAPQYLYNLSADQRKIIHLTIGNIQGVKSESVGEGKERCLVITPDASYKGKSFEEKK
- a CDS encoding Inner membrane protein translocase component YidC, long form, with the protein product MFTTIFVQPLANGLILFYRLLGNNLGLAIIVFSVFLRFVLNPLTKPYLESMKKMKKIAPQLEKIKAKFKDDKVKLAQAQAELYRQNKINPGAGCLPYLLQIVIFIAFFNVFTRTIYSSENLTQKFNDLLYPPLKFSQEEVVNTKFLYLDVTEPDVFKLNSVPFPIPGPVVILAALVQFWSSKLMMSSTEVYKRKAKKTKEVSDDLQASIQQSMLYTFPLMTLFFGMKFPSGLALYWVVFSLIQFYQQYDSSKIGSLLSRFSLLKSTSNDKSGKK
- a CDS encoding Ribonuclease P protein component, producing MLPRENRLVTKEDFNLVKEKGILLRTPFFLIIYFFRKDNKPSRFGFIVSTRVSKRAVDRNRIKRLLRDSIRILISEFKPGYDILFIAYKNCLSCSKDTLFLEVKENLKTKGLLK
- a CDS encoding Chromosomal replication initiator protein DnaA — protein: MINESQKEQIWQDCLGDIKVSVSPAIFSTWFSQTYITKLNQKEDRVVVEIGCPSSFVKNTIENRYYGLIQDTLNKIIGQKCDVLFEIKAKKENKSQEIALTPLFQEKKEREEKKDETFLEELKKSRLRPFYTFENFAVSSSNQMAWAACEAVAKNIGSAYNPLFLWGGVGVGKTHLMNAVGYYAKKNDINKNVYFCTGEDFTNDIVEGIRNKTTQKFRNKYRKLDILLIDDIQFIAGKDAVQEEFFHTFNAIVAAGGQIILTSDKPPSEISKLEERLRSRFEAGLIVDIAPPDFELRCAITQIKAKEKNINLEMNIVQTIAANLDSARKIEGFLIRLRSAVEINKYPEITEEIVENLLGKRDQEIEKRKKVSSEDVIEAVCKQYTLKKKQILGDSRVKNFALPRQILMYLLRTELNLPLQEVGRIIGGRDHTTVMHAVEKITKLASESVDIREDITGIKKTLWG
- a CDS encoding DNA polymerase III beta subunit; protein product: MKLQVVQEDFKKAVIIASRFSSARPQIPVLSNLLLSTSNNNLTISATNLEISINFKIGAKVEEKGDITVPAKSLAEIVSNLNPGVIKLKSEKEQLTLEAENFKSKLLGINASEFPKVPKEMTGSMIEIPFGSLVQSLSKVVFASSYDETRPVLTGILLMLDEGKLSLVATDGYRLSVSQIEGKYQSDVKKLIVPKFIFNEIPRIATGENIIFSFDTKNSLVLFKTKEAILSSRVIEGVYPDFQKIIPKSFKTKVLIDKDDFLRLIKLSSVFARDSGNVIKISIKNNLLDVFAESQYSGSQKSSAEAKVEGDDVEIAFNYKFLEDFLNSVSGETVSLELNDSSSPVVFKDTSDKNYLHLIMPVKI
- a CDS encoding Peptidase M23, which encodes MTEKYELSKEVVDFLYNGCVAFFPDQFYPEDQKVAPAVFYSGQNKETFEQKLLEATQAESIQDAIQIVRGWKIALDRGEEVYSTVPVNIEDLVTLYEKASGQKKEALPVIPQAKDSSTKAQGKEQPKSSEKTSVKEDTDTTNILETTTPKIPQAKTQEQSTSQPNSIKPTESILSKETTAVQKETLNPNILPFQKTPETTIAKTNSSKTLLKRVGSILKREEVEIKKTETKSLETNLYSPLPEPTIKLSKEQLEIVKLAHQDPQNFADQLKERIIETSKLNPENPLETESAEIVAKTFTLKLLNIDPKDPKITIDSSPFETLAFFANPKNEELAKIIPDAKAREEISRISLEALYSLEKDSTIATNFVNQAFGQDWSPFFIPPQIRKLEAAPEGKIPEGGINVNLTEFLEQVVSFQTLEKQIKNAILDEKTYNQLSKPEKARLETEIKKVAGKVSSATRAFSFITGKKLPPPQGQVVTVSTGWLDTQLATIGISTQGQSLPIAISLNFGSFSSPNILSSPILNFAFDKLINKIPAVAKLNTAISGMTAKLGSKVATKIAAKAAATKLGAALAANVIPAIGQVISAVTALLSLKDLASLIKVWLKKNQDKLTFILAGILVGAFALTGAPLYLVAGVGVISVSRAASIGAFLGGLFFALTNIVLASLVIPMLIVFIGIPILVAIILFIINSGAYVYPPSTKMASLGPGAVVNEYIEVAKLAYSEKYPEKGKSSELSFENNQLPLEITYEITIKAKKGSLTNISISETCNVTKKNNIPSCPNPNPAIPNGSNIGTIDSASPYTFTYKKTFTSPQFEDTLTIDTITVSATNAEGESVSSAGSASIKIGNPPEECPSGWPIMPEGGETSLRITQGPRGIFSHLLVEAIDIAATTGHSIISTHSGTATVVRTSNAYRPLYIDVESTCNGKTIITRYAHLSASSVSTGQKVIKGQIIGLSGSDGTGPHLHYEFRQNIKMDVPYIPKHVPYGCSNNCGNIP
- a CDS encoding TrsE-like protein, giving the protein MFNILKKKNKEETKKDNQEVLYQTPEPTYGPNNLQPVENKENSVKDLNLDSTVKSTEEKPEISNPSIDIFTKKVELIDAIAPKIIETDFDYIKINDTYFRTIFVSGYPRFVSPGWLEPIINFNNSLDISFYIYPIEGKSVLDDLRRKITEMEAEIATDIERGKVIDPNTQAKLEDALTLQEQLVKGAERFFEFAFYITIPAATIEELDHITKQVESTLGSLMIIAKKATLDMENGFLTTVPFGFNKLAITRNMDSTSLATTFPLTSAELSSDEGVLYGINSQNGSFIIFDRFSLENSNMTIFATSGAGKSYFVKLESVRSLMLGTEVIILDPEAEYKPLCEAVGGEYISFSFNSPSKINPFDLSQVYTEGENQLGLKILTLHSFFKVIMGKLDPIKEALLDRAIVATYHAKGITQDPSTQKKEPPLMEDLYKTLIGMETQDALDLASRIERFVKGSFVGIFDKQTNIDINNPFTVFSVKDMQEALRPIAMFMILDFIWTRVQRNLKRRILIVDEAWHMMRYEDSAQFLWSVVKRARKYFLGLTTITQDVEDFLSQDIGKAIVTNSALRVLLKQSPTAIDRVGEVFYLSQGEKQLLLSANVGEGIFFAGPHHAPIRVVASPEEHQLITSNPIELSNKSDVALNQTQQEQPKISIKTDIIQ